Proteins encoded by one window of Cyclobacteriaceae bacterium:
- a CDS encoding DEAD/DEAH box helicase encodes MKVSASQPFQIIYSLFQHEYLGFLFESYIVHLDEKGRLTYQHQNISSKNAREFSKGLDDRDFELIKLMDAMQQDAVARKFAGKPVKPEEFFPKVFDKKKGNEGLQEMIELHMETKRAEVLEILKGKLLFETGNDGEPTHRKIEVMESRASIQFHFMRSDDSTNYFPTLFYEGKKLELPNPTAYLICKEPAWMVMNGKLYGFEKHVDGKKLLPFLSKKFVVIPKNLEETYYNRFVAPLIASFDDIDAKGFDIIKTEYDPRPVLTISELPSVQNNGTLFDSKSSEDKSDESGKIVFDLSFKYGKHKFQGRNRVPVSVTVEKHDNDYVFHRVQRKAESEKNFLSTLQKLGLPMKDFNVAIAKSEAFSWLNENRVNLLNLGFEVSQPQSNDKKYFVGKAVIEVEVKENIDWFDIHARIRFGEFEIPFKELRKLILKKKVEFKLPNGEIAIIPEAWLTRYADLFSLSETEGDKEKPVLRKHHLNLVKELEDGNLAKVHISEKLRSLGSFSGIKNYPLPEGFVGELRPYQKAGYNWLRFLNEFRLGGCLADDMGLGKTVQTLAMLLAEKEAGRGTSLLIMPTSLIYNWEMEASRFTPELKVLNYTGTLRNKDIKRFEKYDVVLTSYGITRLDVELLKNFYFNYVILDESQVIKNPSSIIAKAVRELKSRYKLVLTGTPLENTTMDLWSQISFINPGLLGSQTYFRQEYQVPIEKKGDEAKSKKLNSIIKPFVLRRHKSQVATELPEKVENIQYSVMTTEQEKRYEEVKSYYRGKILDLIDKEGMGNSRFMILEGLTKLRQLANHPKMIEPSYAGDSGKLEDIIHMLENAIAEGHKVLVFSQFVKHLTLVRQYLKSHKIDYAYLDGSSIDRKEQVDRFNKDPNVKAFLISIKAGGLGLNLTEADYVFILDPWWNPAVEAQAVDRAHRIGQKKKVFTYKFITRNSVEEKILMLQQKKLKLTRDLITTEESIMKQLTREDIEQMLA; translated from the coding sequence ATGAAGGTTTCAGCGTCTCAGCCGTTTCAAATCATCTATTCGTTGTTCCAACACGAATACCTGGGCTTTCTTTTTGAGTCCTATATCGTGCATTTGGATGAAAAGGGGAGACTTACCTATCAGCACCAAAATATCTCTTCAAAGAATGCCCGTGAGTTTTCAAAAGGTCTTGACGATCGTGATTTCGAGCTGATCAAGCTTATGGATGCCATGCAGCAGGATGCTGTTGCCCGCAAATTTGCCGGAAAGCCAGTGAAGCCGGAAGAATTCTTCCCCAAGGTATTTGATAAGAAGAAGGGCAATGAAGGGCTGCAGGAGATGATAGAGTTGCACATGGAAACCAAGCGGGCCGAGGTGCTGGAAATTCTAAAGGGGAAATTATTGTTTGAAACTGGTAATGATGGGGAGCCTACGCATCGGAAAATTGAGGTAATGGAAAGCCGTGCTTCCATTCAGTTTCACTTTATGCGAAGCGATGATAGTACCAACTACTTTCCAACCTTATTTTATGAAGGAAAGAAACTGGAGTTACCGAATCCAACAGCGTACTTGATTTGTAAGGAACCCGCCTGGATGGTGATGAACGGAAAGTTGTATGGTTTTGAAAAGCACGTTGACGGTAAAAAACTTCTACCGTTCCTGAGCAAGAAGTTTGTGGTGATTCCAAAAAACCTGGAAGAAACCTACTACAACAGATTTGTAGCTCCTTTAATTGCCTCGTTTGATGATATTGATGCGAAGGGCTTTGATATTATAAAGACAGAATACGATCCTCGTCCCGTACTAACCATTTCGGAGTTGCCATCCGTTCAAAACAACGGAACACTATTCGATTCTAAATCTAGTGAAGATAAAAGTGATGAATCAGGGAAGATTGTGTTTGACCTTTCCTTTAAATATGGCAAGCATAAATTTCAGGGAAGAAACCGTGTACCGGTAAGTGTAACAGTTGAGAAGCACGATAACGATTATGTCTTCCATCGTGTACAACGCAAAGCCGAGTCAGAAAAAAACTTTTTAAGTACACTTCAAAAGCTTGGCCTGCCCATGAAGGATTTCAATGTGGCCATTGCAAAGTCGGAAGCTTTTTCATGGTTGAATGAAAACCGGGTTAATTTATTAAACCTTGGCTTCGAGGTCAGTCAGCCGCAGAGCAATGACAAAAAATATTTTGTTGGCAAAGCGGTTATTGAAGTTGAAGTAAAGGAAAACATCGATTGGTTTGACATTCACGCACGCATCCGATTTGGTGAGTTCGAAATTCCATTTAAGGAATTGCGAAAGCTTATCCTGAAGAAAAAAGTTGAATTCAAATTGCCTAATGGTGAAATCGCCATCATTCCCGAAGCCTGGTTAACGCGCTATGCCGATTTGTTTTCTTTGAGCGAAACCGAAGGAGACAAAGAAAAACCGGTGTTGCGCAAACATCATCTTAACCTGGTAAAGGAACTGGAGGATGGCAACCTGGCGAAAGTACACATCAGTGAAAAACTCAGGTCCCTTGGCTCGTTTAGCGGTATTAAAAATTATCCCTTGCCTGAAGGTTTTGTTGGCGAACTTCGCCCCTATCAAAAGGCCGGATATAATTGGCTTCGCTTCCTGAATGAATTCAGACTGGGTGGATGCCTGGCGGATGATATGGGTTTGGGTAAGACGGTTCAAACCCTGGCTATGCTGTTGGCAGAGAAGGAGGCAGGAAGGGGGACATCCTTGCTGATTATGCCAACTTCGTTGATTTACAATTGGGAAATGGAGGCTTCCCGATTCACACCTGAGCTAAAGGTGCTGAACTACACCGGAACATTGCGTAACAAAGACATTAAGCGATTTGAAAAGTATGATGTTGTACTGACATCCTATGGCATAACCCGATTGGATGTTGAGCTGCTGAAGAACTTTTACTTCAACTACGTTATTCTGGATGAATCGCAGGTCATTAAGAATCCTTCATCCATTATTGCCAAAGCAGTTCGGGAATTGAAGTCCCGTTACAAACTGGTGCTGACGGGTACGCCATTGGAGAACACTACGATGGACTTATGGTCGCAAATCAGTTTTATCAATCCAGGGTTGTTAGGCTCTCAAACATATTTCCGGCAAGAATACCAGGTGCCCATTGAAAAGAAGGGTGACGAAGCAAAATCCAAAAAATTAAATTCGATTATTAAGCCTTTTGTGTTGCGCAGGCATAAATCGCAAGTGGCGACTGAACTTCCGGAAAAGGTTGAAAACATTCAATACTCCGTAATGACAACCGAGCAGGAAAAGCGTTACGAGGAAGTGAAGTCATACTACCGTGGAAAAATTCTGGACTTAATTGACAAGGAGGGAATGGGTAACAGCCGGTTTATGATTTTGGAAGGCTTAACCAAACTCAGGCAGTTGGCGAATCATCCGAAAATGATAGAGCCATCGTATGCAGGCGATTCGGGCAAGTTGGAAGATATTATTCATATGCTGGAAAATGCCATTGCAGAAGGGCACAAGGTTTTGGTATTTAGTCAGTTTGTGAAGCATTTAACTTTGGTTCGGCAATACCTCAAGTCGCATAAAATTGATTACGCATACCTGGATGGCTCAAGCATTGATCGCAAAGAACAGGTAGACCGTTTTAACAAAGATCCGAATGTAAAGGCTTTCTTGATTTCCATTAAAGCCGGTGGATTGGGGTTGAACTTGACGGAAGCAGATTATGTGTTTATACTTGATCCGTGGTGGAACCCAGCCGTTGAAGCGCAAGCGGTCGATCGGGCACACCGCATTGGGCAGAAGAAAAAAGTGTTCACCTACAAGTTCATCACACGGAACAGCGTAGAAGAAAAGATACTCATGCTTCAGCAAAAGAAACTTAAGTTAACACGTGACCTCATTACTACAGAGGAAAGCATTATGAAGCAACTTACCCGTGAGGATATTGAGCAGATGCTCGCTTAA
- the rpiB gene encoding ribose 5-phosphate isomerase B, whose product MKIAIGSDHAGFEHKEVLKEWLTNNGYEVSDFGTHSLDSVDYPDFAHPVAEAVEKQDASLGVLLCGSGNGVAITANKHQGIRAALCWTEEIAALARQHNNANVVCIPARYVTQQQAEKILETFLHTEFEGGRHSRRVEKISC is encoded by the coding sequence ATGAAAATTGCCATCGGAAGTGACCATGCTGGATTTGAACACAAGGAAGTGTTAAAAGAATGGCTTACCAATAATGGCTACGAAGTAAGCGATTTCGGTACGCACAGCCTTGATTCGGTAGATTACCCCGACTTTGCCCATCCGGTAGCTGAAGCGGTGGAAAAGCAGGATGCTTCGCTTGGCGTGTTACTATGTGGAAGCGGCAACGGGGTTGCCATTACAGCCAATAAACACCAAGGCATCCGGGCAGCGTTGTGCTGGACGGAAGAGATAGCCGCCTTGGCACGTCAGCATAACAATGCCAACGTGGTTTGTATTCCTGCTCGCTATGTTACACAACAGCAAGCCGAAAAAATTCTGGAAACATTTTTACATACAGAATTTGAAGGTGGCCGCCATTCCCGCAGGGTTGAAAAAATCAGTTGCTAG
- a CDS encoding GatB/YqeY domain-containing protein, translating into MSLKAQIDADIKKAMLAKNKEELEALRSIKSMILLAETEKGGSGDVTADAENKLLMKAAKQRKESADIFSQQGRADLAERESFQLEVISRYLPKQLTEAEVTDALKKIIEEVGAKGPQDMGKVMGTATKKLAGQADGRLISELVKKLLAL; encoded by the coding sequence ATGAGCCTGAAAGCACAAATCGATGCCGACATCAAGAAAGCGATGCTGGCCAAAAACAAGGAAGAACTGGAAGCATTGAGAAGCATCAAATCGATGATCTTATTGGCAGAAACCGAAAAAGGTGGAAGCGGAGATGTTACAGCCGATGCTGAAAATAAATTGTTGATGAAGGCCGCCAAGCAGCGCAAAGAATCAGCGGATATTTTCAGTCAGCAGGGTCGTGCTGATCTCGCAGAAAGAGAATCGTTTCAACTGGAGGTAATCAGCCGGTATTTACCCAAGCAACTCACTGAAGCAGAAGTGACTGATGCACTTAAAAAAATTATCGAAGAGGTTGGCGCAAAAGGGCCGCAGGACATGGGTAAGGTGATGGGCACCGCCACCAAAAAGCTGGCGGGCCAGGCGGATGGTAGGTTGATTTCTGAACTGGTTAAAAAACTGCTGGCCTTGTGA
- a CDS encoding DUF6427 family protein codes for MLRYFRINDPYRLLALAGLYLVWVLPLLIDSAPVTIPELKSLLLGEKITEGFGLYHEIVDNTPPLAAWFYGALDWVFGENFALRHILTLFILFLQGAFIGIMLIDKKAFTENTYIPSLLFLILTLISFDNFSLTADLGAFGFLLLALNSLLTEIEFKVQRDETIFSIGLFISLATLFNFSYIIYLPGVVLILILFTRNEVRKYLLMLTGFMLPHLIIMATYLIGGNLQDIWKSLYQTNLVFPTSPLLSVKSILILCAVPLAYLLIAMVVLNREARLTKYQSQLLTAMFLWFIIGLVQLYFTTDFRAQSLLPLMPAVSFFFTHFLLLIRRRKFAEINVWVLLLGMLTTLYLARYSKIDVDYSRLTVLENKHEFTNKRVLILDEEFAGYLTNSIAPPFINRKLTLEIFDQPQYYENVLRVNRMFEADPPQLIIDPENKMQPFFDRIPALQRKYKKSGNGQWELVENPSN; via the coding sequence TTGCTTCGCTACTTCCGCATTAACGATCCGTATCGCTTACTGGCATTAGCCGGGTTATACCTGGTGTGGGTACTTCCGCTTCTTATTGACTCAGCACCGGTTACAATACCCGAACTGAAAAGCCTTTTGTTGGGCGAAAAAATTACGGAAGGATTCGGGCTTTACCACGAAATAGTTGATAATACGCCTCCCCTTGCCGCCTGGTTTTACGGTGCGCTCGATTGGGTGTTTGGCGAAAACTTTGCGCTTCGCCACATCCTTACGCTTTTCATTTTGTTCTTGCAAGGTGCCTTCATTGGCATTATGCTGATTGATAAAAAGGCGTTTACAGAAAACACCTATATCCCATCTTTACTGTTTCTAATTCTTACATTAATATCATTCGATAACTTTTCGCTGACTGCCGACCTTGGCGCATTCGGTTTCTTATTGCTCGCGCTGAACTCGCTTCTTACAGAAATTGAATTCAAGGTTCAGCGGGACGAAACCATTTTTTCAATTGGCCTTTTTATCAGTTTAGCTACGTTATTCAACTTCTCCTACATTATTTACCTGCCCGGGGTTGTACTGATTTTAATTTTGTTTACCCGAAATGAGGTGCGCAAATATTTGTTGATGCTCACCGGATTCATGTTGCCACACCTGATTATTATGGCAACTTATCTGATCGGGGGTAACCTGCAGGATATTTGGAAAAGTCTTTACCAGACCAACCTGGTTTTTCCAACCTCCCCACTTCTCTCCGTAAAAAGTATCCTGATTTTATGTGCCGTTCCGTTGGCGTATTTGCTCATTGCAATGGTGGTGCTTAACCGCGAGGCCCGGTTAACAAAATATCAATCGCAATTACTCACCGCCATGTTTTTGTGGTTTATCATCGGACTTGTTCAGTTATACTTTACAACCGACTTCCGGGCACAAAGTCTTTTGCCCTTAATGCCTGCGGTGAGTTTCTTTTTTACACATTTCTTGCTGCTGATCCGAAGAAGAAAATTTGCGGAAATAAATGTTTGGGTACTGTTGCTTGGAATGCTTACTACCCTGTACCTCGCCCGTTATTCAAAGATTGATGTGGATTATTCAAGATTGACTGTACTTGAGAATAAGCATGAATTCACAAACAAACGTGTACTGATTCTTGATGAAGAATTTGCCGGGTATTTAACTAACTCCATCGCCCCACCTTTTATTAACCGGAAACTTACCCTGGAAATTTTTGATCAGCCTCAATACTATGAAAACGTGCTACGGGTTAACCGAATGTTCGAAGCTGATCCACCACAACTGATTATCGATCCTGAAAACAAGATGCAACCATTTTTTGATCGCATCCCAGCGTTGCAACGCAAGTACAAAAAATCCGGGAACGGACAGTGGGAATTAGTGGAGAATCCTAGCAACTGA
- the glyA gene encoding serine hydroxymethyltransferase: MKRDKVVFDLIEKEKKRQQNGIELIASENFTSSQVMKAMGTVLTNKYAEGLPGKRYYGGCEVVDEIEQLAIDRACQLFNADWANVQPHSGAQANAAVMLACLKPGDKILGFDLAHGGHLTHGSPVNFSGKLYQPTFYGVEENTGRIDFDKVIETAKREKPKLIICGASAYSRDWDYKKLREAADAVGALLLADIAHPAGLIARGLLNDPMEYCHIVTTTTHKTLRGPRGGMIMVGKNFDNPWGLKTPKGEIRKITSILDSGVFPGTQGGPLEHVIAAKAIAFEEALSDDYLKYVVQVVKNAKAMAAAFVAKGYRIISDGTDNHLMLIDLRSKNLTGKQAEESLIKADITINKNMVPFDTQSPFVTSGMRIGTPAITTRGLKEKDVVKVVDLIDDVLKAPENPDNLKAVKKKVNSFMKKFPLY, translated from the coding sequence ATGAAAAGAGATAAAGTTGTTTTCGACCTCATCGAAAAAGAAAAAAAGCGCCAACAAAACGGAATTGAATTAATCGCCTCTGAAAACTTTACTTCATCGCAAGTGATGAAGGCCATGGGCACCGTGCTTACCAACAAGTATGCGGAAGGACTGCCCGGCAAGCGTTACTACGGGGGTTGTGAAGTGGTGGATGAGATTGAGCAACTGGCTATCGATCGGGCTTGTCAGTTATTCAATGCCGATTGGGCAAACGTACAGCCACACTCAGGCGCGCAGGCGAATGCCGCGGTTATGCTGGCTTGTTTAAAGCCGGGAGATAAGATTTTAGGCTTTGACCTGGCACATGGTGGACACCTTACGCACGGTTCACCTGTTAACTTTTCCGGGAAGTTGTATCAACCTACCTTTTATGGTGTTGAAGAGAACACAGGAAGAATAGATTTCGATAAGGTTATTGAAACAGCCAAACGCGAGAAACCCAAATTGATTATTTGCGGAGCCTCTGCGTATAGCCGTGATTGGGATTATAAAAAATTGCGTGAAGCTGCTGATGCAGTAGGCGCTTTATTGCTGGCCGATATCGCCCACCCGGCAGGGTTGATTGCACGTGGTTTGTTGAATGACCCGATGGAGTACTGCCACATCGTGACTACCACTACACACAAAACCTTGCGCGGCCCGCGTGGCGGAATGATTATGGTGGGTAAAAACTTCGACAATCCGTGGGGGTTAAAAACTCCAAAAGGAGAAATCAGAAAGATTACTTCCATTTTGGATTCAGGTGTATTCCCCGGAACGCAGGGTGGTCCGCTGGAGCATGTGATTGCCGCCAAGGCTATTGCGTTTGAAGAAGCACTATCCGATGATTATTTGAAATATGTGGTGCAGGTTGTAAAAAATGCAAAAGCAATGGCCGCTGCATTTGTAGCAAAAGGTTACCGGATCATTTCAGATGGCACCGATAATCATTTGATGTTGATTGATCTGCGCTCTAAGAACCTCACGGGCAAACAAGCTGAAGAATCGCTGATCAAGGCTGACATTACGATTAACAAAAACATGGTGCCGTTTGATACGCAGTCGCCATTTGTTACTTCAGGTATGCGCATCGGTACACCGGCCATCACCACACGTGGATTAAAAGAAAAGGATGTAGTGAAGGTGGTTGACTTAATTGATGACGTATTGAAAGCACCGGAAAATCCGGATAACCTGAAGGCAGTAAAGAAGAAAGTGAACAGCTTCATGAAGAAGTTTCCGTTGTATTAA
- a CDS encoding pyridoxine 5'-phosphate synthase, whose protein sequence is MTRLSVNINKIATLRNARGGNNPDVVKTAMDCERFGAEGITVHPRPDERHIRYSDVMQLKDVVKTEFNIEGYPDERYLKIIREVKPAQATLVPDGPDVITSNAGWDTVKHQTFLKDIVTELKSYGTRVSIFVNPNPSIAEGAAKVGADRIEMYTEPYAQQYLSDPEKAIAPYVQCAKAAHACGLGINAGHDLDLNNLRFLKQSIPYLDEVSIGHALICDALYYGLENTIQMYLHQLRD, encoded by the coding sequence ATGACGCGCTTAAGTGTAAACATTAACAAGATAGCTACCCTGCGTAATGCACGGGGTGGTAACAATCCGGATGTGGTGAAAACCGCGATGGATTGTGAGCGCTTTGGCGCAGAAGGCATTACGGTACATCCACGCCCCGATGAACGACACATTCGCTACAGCGATGTGATGCAATTGAAAGATGTGGTGAAAACAGAGTTCAACATTGAGGGCTACCCTGATGAGCGATACCTGAAAATTATCCGTGAAGTAAAGCCGGCACAGGCAACACTGGTTCCGGATGGCCCTGATGTGATTACCTCCAATGCAGGATGGGATACTGTGAAACATCAAACTTTTTTGAAAGACATTGTTACCGAGTTGAAAAGTTACGGCACACGTGTTTCAATTTTTGTTAACCCCAATCCTTCTATTGCTGAAGGCGCTGCGAAAGTTGGAGCCGATCGGATTGAAATGTATACGGAGCCTTATGCGCAACAATATTTGTCTGATCCAGAAAAGGCAATTGCCCCATATGTGCAATGCGCAAAGGCAGCACATGCATGCGGATTGGGAATCAATGCCGGACACGACTTGGATTTGAACAACCTTCGTTTTTTAAAACAAAGTATTCCGTATTTGGATGAGGTCTCCATTGGTCATGCACTGATTTGCGATGCCTTGTATTATGGATTAGAGAACACCATACAGATGTACCTGCATCAGCTTAGAGATTGA
- a CDS encoding ABC transporter permease has product MSLEFFIARKYLLSTRKKNFINIISILSLIGVSVSAAALIIVLSVFNGLGDLLRSLNNSFDPEIKIEAAQGKSFPVDAELIAKIEAVEGVAIVTEVIEDYAYLRYRDANQVITLKGVSDNFIDQHRIDDKIVAGELKLTDGDINYAIIGRGIQYTLSVAVGDDMFPLQVYYINDVKAGALDPSRLYSRQIILPGAAFSIVQNFDENYVLVPLRFAQQLLRYENKRTALEIKTRVGYNLLSVQEQIKAIVGSQFVVLNREEQHRDLYRLLKMEKLFTFLALSVLLGISAINIFFSLMMLALDKKKDISILSALGANGARIKKIFIVEGAMIALGGAMLGILLGGIFCLLQQQYGLISMGMETSVTAGYPVKMKLVDFVGTLAVVSVLTFLISWRPAVLAARSVSVHNL; this is encoded by the coding sequence GTGAGCCTGGAATTTTTTATCGCCCGTAAGTATTTACTGTCCACACGGAAGAAGAACTTCATCAACATCATATCCATTCTTTCCCTGATCGGTGTTTCGGTTAGTGCCGCTGCGCTGATCATAGTGTTGTCGGTATTTAATGGGTTGGGCGACCTACTTCGTTCACTGAATAATTCTTTTGATCCTGAAATTAAGATTGAAGCAGCACAAGGAAAATCATTTCCGGTTGATGCAGAATTGATTGCAAAAATCGAGGCGGTTGAGGGTGTTGCTATTGTTACCGAAGTAATTGAAGATTATGCCTATTTGCGTTACCGCGATGCCAATCAGGTAATTACCTTAAAGGGAGTGAGCGATAATTTTATTGATCAGCATAGAATTGACGATAAAATTGTGGCTGGCGAATTGAAGCTAACCGATGGAGATATCAATTACGCCATAATTGGCAGAGGTATACAGTACACGTTATCTGTAGCGGTGGGCGATGATATGTTTCCCTTACAGGTATATTACATCAATGATGTTAAAGCCGGGGCTCTTGATCCATCGCGATTATATTCCCGACAGATCATTTTGCCGGGTGCAGCATTTTCAATCGTGCAAAATTTTGATGAAAACTATGTGTTGGTTCCATTAAGATTTGCTCAGCAACTATTGCGTTATGAGAACAAACGAACAGCATTAGAAATAAAAACACGTGTGGGGTATAACCTTTTGAGTGTGCAAGAACAAATAAAGGCGATTGTGGGAAGTCAGTTTGTTGTCCTCAATCGCGAAGAACAACACCGTGATTTATACCGGTTGCTTAAAATGGAAAAGTTGTTTACGTTTTTGGCGCTTTCCGTTTTGCTGGGCATAAGCGCCATTAATATCTTTTTTAGTTTAATGATGCTGGCGCTTGACAAGAAAAAAGACATTTCCATTTTATCGGCACTGGGCGCCAACGGTGCGCGCATCAAGAAAATCTTTATTGTTGAGGGCGCCATGATTGCCTTGGGCGGGGCTATGCTGGGAATATTATTAGGCGGAATTTTTTGTCTGCTCCAACAGCAGTATGGCCTCATCAGCATGGGAATGGAAACATCCGTTACAGCAGGGTACCCTGTAAAAATGAAACTGGTTGATTTCGTGGGTACGTTGGCTGTGGTATCCGTCCTCACTTTCCTCATCTCGTGGCGACCAGCGGTTCTTGCAGCCCGGTCGGTTTCGGTGCACAACCTGTAA
- the rbfA gene encoding 30S ribosome-binding factor RbfA — protein sequence MAGTTRQQKFARLIHKEVSDILQRDKRGILDNAFVTLADVRVSPDLSVAKIYLSMMLTANKEALLEKINTRKKEIRKALGDRIRNQARIIPELIFYIDEVEEKAQRIEDIIRNLNIPPEQ from the coding sequence ATGGCTGGAACAACTCGTCAACAAAAATTTGCACGGCTCATTCACAAAGAAGTGAGTGATATTTTACAGCGTGATAAACGTGGCATTCTCGACAATGCCTTTGTAACGTTGGCCGATGTTCGGGTTAGTCCTGATCTTAGCGTGGCTAAGATTTACCTGAGTATGATGCTTACCGCTAACAAGGAAGCACTGCTAGAGAAGATAAACACGCGGAAGAAAGAGATTCGTAAGGCCCTTGGCGATCGAATCCGAAATCAGGCACGGATTATTCCCGAATTGATTTTCTATATTGATGAAGTGGAGGAGAAGGCACAACGGATCGAAGACATTATCCGTAACCTGAATATTCCACCTGAGCAATAA
- the tatC gene encoding twin-arginine translocase subunit TatC produces the protein MVEEKEMTFLDHLEELRWHIIRSLLAVVILTIVAFIYGPWIFENIVFAVAKPDFIFFDWMCALGKLVGYEETLCVEEIPFKIQSRQMTGQFTMHIAASLFIGVSAAFPYIVWEIWRFVKPGLVTKERRFSRGAVFSISFLFFSGVAFGYFIMSPLAVYFLSNYKLSDMIANEFDITSYVSTVITLVFGSGLLFQLPVVVYFLTKIGMITPAFMRKYRRHAIVIILIIAAIVTPPDPFSQTLIGIPLYLLYEFSIFISATVLRRQKKREADDQYAEI, from the coding sequence ATGGTTGAAGAAAAAGAAATGACTTTCCTCGATCACCTCGAGGAGTTACGCTGGCACATCATCCGGTCGCTATTGGCGGTGGTTATTCTAACCATTGTTGCATTTATATATGGCCCTTGGATATTTGAGAACATAGTATTCGCAGTTGCCAAACCGGATTTTATTTTCTTTGATTGGATGTGCGCGTTAGGGAAACTTGTGGGTTATGAAGAAACCTTATGTGTAGAAGAGATTCCATTTAAAATTCAAAGCCGTCAAATGACGGGGCAGTTTACCATGCACATTGCAGCCTCATTGTTCATTGGTGTATCGGCTGCATTTCCTTATATCGTTTGGGAAATCTGGAGATTTGTAAAACCAGGACTGGTTACCAAGGAGCGTAGGTTTTCACGTGGCGCGGTTTTCTCTATTTCGTTTTTATTTTTCTCGGGTGTTGCATTTGGTTATTTCATCATGAGTCCGTTGGCGGTATACTTTTTGTCAAATTATAAACTCAGTGATATGATTGCCAATGAGTTTGACATTACCTCATACGTATCAACGGTAATCACACTGGTATTTGGAAGTGGGCTGCTTTTTCAATTACCGGTTGTTGTTTATTTCCTGACAAAGATTGGGATGATTACTCCGGCATTCATGCGTAAGTATCGCAGGCACGCCATTGTTATCATTCTGATTATTGCGGCTATTGTCACGCCCCCCGATCCATTCAGTCAGACGTTAATCGGTATTCCGTTGTACCTGCTGTATGAATTCAGTATTTTCATATCCGCAACGGTGTTAAGACGCCAAAAGAAGCGCGAAGCAGACGATCAATACGCAGAAATCTAA
- a CDS encoding TPM domain-containing protein, which produces MRAFSPLATISILFFCVTTFVAGAQRAIPELWGVRVHDEAKILSASKVQQLEAQLKQHEDSTSNQIAILIIPSLDGEVLEEYSLKVAEKSQLGKKEKDNGVLLLIAVEDRKMRIEVGYGLEGALPDITCNQIIRNEIAPAFRRNDYDAGVQAGIDGIISAIAGEYVADVASNEMESMPWFVGLFVFGILGLFSLMGLLIKGGAGWFLYVFLIPFYAAFPFALYGWETGKMILLGHIIGFPILKIIFKMMGWSKLESSGGSGGGYSSGGGWSSGGGGWSSGGGGFSGGGGSFGGGGSSGSW; this is translated from the coding sequence ATGCGTGCCTTTTCACCACTTGCTACTATATCCATTTTATTTTTTTGCGTTACAACTTTTGTAGCAGGTGCACAGCGCGCCATTCCAGAACTTTGGGGTGTTCGCGTTCATGATGAAGCCAAAATTTTATCGGCATCAAAAGTGCAGCAGTTGGAAGCGCAACTAAAGCAACATGAAGACTCTACATCCAATCAAATAGCCATTTTGATTATTCCATCGTTAGATGGAGAAGTATTGGAAGAATACTCATTAAAAGTAGCCGAAAAGTCGCAGCTAGGTAAAAAAGAAAAAGATAACGGTGTGTTGTTGCTGATTGCTGTTGAAGACCGGAAAATGCGCATTGAGGTTGGCTACGGCCTGGAGGGTGCACTACCCGATATTACCTGTAATCAAATTATCCGCAATGAAATTGCACCGGCATTCAGACGAAATGATTATGATGCGGGAGTCCAGGCGGGAATAGATGGCATAATCAGCGCCATAGCCGGTGAGTATGTAGCCGATGTTGCCAGCAACGAAATGGAATCAATGCCCTGGTTTGTTGGACTTTTTGTGTTTGGGATACTGGGACTTTTTTCACTGATGGGCCTGCTGATTAAAGGTGGAGCCGGCTGGTTCCTGTATGTGTTTTTGATTCCATTCTATGCCGCTTTCCCCTTTGCCCTATACGGCTGGGAAACTGGCAAAATGATTCTGCTTGGTCATATCATCGGGTTCCCTATTCTCAAAATAATCTTTAAGATGATGGGCTGGAGTAAGCTGGAAAGTTCCGGTGGCTCTGGTGGAGGCTATTCATCCGGAGGAGGCTGGTCCTCCGGTGGCGGAGGCTGGTCGTCTGGCGGAGGAGGCTTTTCGGGTGGTGGCGGAAGTTTTGGTGGCGGAGGCAGCAGCGGAAGCTGGTAA